In the genome of Lentisphaera araneosa HTCC2155, the window AGCGGTTTCGATGTGGTTAATTCCGAGCTCTAAGCTGCGTTTTAAGGTGTTTTCGAGGTTTTTTTGATTGTCGGCTTCAACTTTGTCAGTTTCTTTTCTTTCCCAGCTTTGCTGATAACGCATGCCGCCACAGGAAAGGATAGGTATTTGTATCTCGGTACGGCCAAAGCGACGAGTAGGTACTTGCATATAAAACTCCTTAATTCATTTATTAATAAAGTAAAGAGATGTGAAATAAATGAAAGGACTTAAGACGCTTATTGTGGATGAGTTAGTCGAAAAGTTAAACTTATGCGGGCATCGCATTTTTTTTTAGTTTTGCGCAAGCAATGTTGGCTCGTGTGCTGTAGGGGGCCTTTCATGATGATGAGGGAGCCATTGTTTAAATCGAAATCAAGTTTGTTTTTGTGATTCTCGTTTGATCGAATGGAGAAGCGTCGTATTTGGCCAAAACTAAACATGGCGATTAATGGATTGCGACCAAGTTCTTTTTCATTGTCTGCATGCCAGCCGTTTGAATCTTTGCCATCTCGATAATAGTTCGCAAGCATAGAGTTGAAGGTCCAGTGACTCTTGTCTTCTGCGAGCGTTTTTAGTTTGAGGACTTGCTGAGTCCAAGGGTTTATTTTTAAATCAATCCCAGAGTAATTGTAATGGATGTTGGGGTCGGCAAGCCAGGCGTGTAATCTAGGTATAAAATGTTCTTTTCCCATGATTCGGATCTTGTCACATTGCCATGGAAGATCTTTTTCAAGCTCAGAAAAAAGCTGTGAAGCTTCGCTGTCAGTGAAGAAATGAGGGTGGTAAATGATTTCGCCATTGCAAAAAAGATGGGTTTGTGGAGTCATAATCCTGAGCTTTTGCCTTAGTTTGAACAAAAAATTGATATTCGAGCTATTTTAAATATGTTTAGCCCTTAGCTTCAACGATTCACTTTTAACATAAATAAACACTAGGAAAAAATATGAACAGCAAGTTCTTTTTTACAACTGCGGCGTTTAGTTTGATGGCAATGAGCTCTGTTTTTGCTCAAGAGCCAGCAAAAGCTGCGACTCCAGCAGAGCCCGCAAAACCAGCAATGACTTTTGAACAAGCGAGTAAAGTTATCAGTTACAACGAAGGTATCAACTTAGGTCAAAGACTTGCGGAAGCAAAAGAGATGGATTCTGCTGAATTCTTGAAAGGCATTCAAGTGGGTGTTGAAGGTAAGAAAAATACACTTTACTCACAGCCAGAAATCATGGAAGCGATGAACGTTATGCGTACAGAAATGCAGAAGCGTCAGGCTGTAGAAGCGGCGAAATTTGCAGAAGAGCAAAAAACACTTTCTGTTTCAGCTAAGAAAGAAGCTTTCGGTGATAAGCAAGTGACAAAGACTGCATCGGGTCTTGAGTACGTTGTGATGACTGCAGGTAGTGGTGAGAGCCCTAAGGCAACAGATACAGTTTCAGTTCACTACACAGGTAAGTTATTAAATGGAACTGTTTTCGACAGTTCAGTCCAGCGTGGCGAGCCAATCGAATTTCCACTTAATGGTGTGATTCCAGGTTGGACAGAAGGTGTTCAGCTTATGAAGCCAGGTGCGAAGTACGTTTTCTACATCCCTTCGAATCTTGCTTATGGCCCAAATGGCCAGGGTCCAATCCCAGCAAATTCAGATCTCATTTTTGAAGTTGAGTTACTTAAAGTCGTTAAGTAATTTAATCTAATAAATGTTGAAAGAGCCTCCTGTAAAGGGAGGCTCTTTTTTTATATACTGTTGAGGGTGCGGTAGATTTCGGTAAATTTCCTAATTTTAGAAACGGGTATATCTTGGCCAATTGTACTGGTGTCTTTCATTTTTGAGCCTTCCATTTCAATGAATTTTAGAAGTGCTCTGAGTTCGTTTAAATCTGCAGGTGTAATAATGCCAACGGAGTCTACTTCTAAGATTTGCTTTTGAATGAGTGTATTTATAGCTCCTTCAGTGCGTTCTTTTGGGAGGCCGAGATTGTCTGCTACTTGTTGAGCTAATTGCTCACGGCTATATCCTGGGAGTTCATTGTTTTCGGAAATAGCCTGGAAGTTTATCTCCATGAATAAATAATAGGTCTGTGTGACTACAGGTAGTGCACAGCTCGCGCTAATAAAGGGGTGGATGTCATTGTTGGTGTTTTGGAGTTTGAAAGCCAAGGAAGAGAGAGTTTTTTCTAGCCAAGGAGGCATTTTATTCAATTCATCGAGTACCATTTGGCGAGTTATGACTAAGACGGATGTTTCTTCCATAGCGATAGCATTTGCCGATCGATTTTTACCTGTGAGTAGAGAGAGTTCCCCTAGGATGGCTCCTTTTTCGCAGATTTCTAAGACATTATGTTTTTCGTTATCATCATGGTAGATTTCGACTCGTCCAGAGACCACTACGTAAGCTTCGCTTCCTTTGCTATCTTTATGGATAAGTTTTTCACCTCTTTTATAAGTCTTTAAGCTACTAGCATGTTTGCCACTAAGGTAATAATCGATGGAACTAGAGATGGCGTCAACAGATTGGAAACGGTCGTCTTTATTTTTCGACATAGCCTGAGTAATGATATCTGTAACTTGTAGAGGGAGGTTATCACAGCCGGGTTGTTCTAGGGGGTGGAGGTGTTTTGCGTTCTCCGCATGGTTGAGGAGTTTTGCGACTTCTGTGTAGTTGTATGGGGCTTCTAGGGTGAGTAGGTGGTAAAGAGTTGCTCCTAACAAAAAGATGTCAGTGAGTCGATCAATCTCGCGGATATTACCGAAAGCTTGCTCTGGAGATAGATAGGCTAGACTCCCTTTAATAATACCGTCGTGAGTTAGGAAAGAATCTTCGAAGCTATGGTCGGCCATAGGGTTGGCTTTTTCCTCTTCTTCATCGATATGTTTAGCTAATCCCCAGTCCACAAGCAGCACTTCACCATAGGGGCCAAGCATTATGTTGGCAGGCTTTATGTCACGGTGGATGATGCCTCTAGAGTGGGAGTAGGCGAGGGCGTCACATACTTTTCGGAAAATATTGAGTCTTTCAAAGAGACTGTATTTCTTTTCGTATGTGGGATCTTTATCTTTGAGTTTATTGATGACTTCTAGCAGTGATTCCCCTTCAATTAACTTCATAGTATAGAAGGGCGCGTTGGTATCAGGAGAGGTGCCCACATCATGGACAGGGATGATATTCGGGTGCTGGAGTTGAGCTGTGAAACGCGCTTCTTTTAAGAAGGATTCGACTGTAGAGGGACTCTTTGCGTGCTTGGGGGCCAGCGTTTTCATGGCAAGTATACGGTTGAGTTGAGTGTCGTCAACAGCATCAACTGTGCCCATTCCGCCTTTGCCTAAGTCTGATTTTACCTGGTAGCGATTGTTTACATCGGGTTGGATGTCTTTAAGGATGTCAACAGCGGTGCGTGTTCGGGATCGTTGCATTTACAATATAATCCTCAATTTCATTTTTTAGGTCATTCGGAGCGGTGCACTTTACATAGATGAAGTTATCGTCGTACTTTTCACTATGTACTTGGCATTGGCGGTGAATTAAAGCCATGAGGTCAAAACGATCAAAAGGAATGTTGAGTTCAACATCGAATAATTTGTGCTCGATGAGTTCACACATGCGTTCTTGGAGGAGTTCGATTCCTTGGCCAGATTTCACTGATATAAAAATACAGTCTGGATAGGCGCTTCGCAAGGAGGCTAGTCGATTAGAGTGCTCGACTTGGTCGATTTTGTTGAAAGCAATGATGGTTTTTTTCGTATCTGCGTCTAATTCGTTCAAAACCTTAAAAGTTGTGTCCATTTGCTGCAGGGCATCTGGATCAGAAGCATCAACGACATGGATGAGGAAATCTGCAACAACCGTTTCTTCTAGAGTCGCTTTGAAGGCTTCGACTAAATCATGTGGAAGTTTTCGGATGAAGCCTACCGTGTCGGTTAATAGTAATTCTTGATTGTTATTGAGTAAGATTCTGCGAGTTGTAGGATCGAGAGTCGCAAAAAGTTTGTCGTCAGCTAAGATTCCAGCGTTGGTGAGACGGTTAAGTAGGGAAGATTTACCTGCGTTGGTATAGCCCACAATAGCGGCGTTTGGAACAGGTTTTTTTCTTCTCTGTTTACGCTGAGTGGCACGTTGTGAACGTACTTTTACGAGCTCTTTTTGTAGGCGACTTATTCTGGCTCGAACCATACGACGGTCGAGCTCAATTTGACGTTCGCCTTCCCCTTTCATGTTGGTGCCACCGCGTTGGCGTGATAAGTGAGTCCAGGCGCGTGTTAAACGGGGCAGATCGTATTCAGCACGAGCCAGGTCGATCTGGAGGCGAGCTTCCCGTGTGGTGGCACGCTGTGAGAAAATTTCTAAGATGACTTCGCGACGGTCAATAACAGCTAGGCAGGATTCACGTTCCATATTCCTTTGTTGAGAAGGGCTGATATCGGCGTCGAAAACAATGATGCCTGCTTCGGCTTCCATGACATTATGGAAGAGTTCTTCTGCCTTTCCGCTAGTTAATAAGAAACGAGCGCTAGGTTTTTGATTGCGGATGGCTTTTTTACCAGCGACGTCGACGCCCATAGTTTGCATGAGTTCTTCAAGTTCTTCTAGGAGCTGGTCGCATTCTTCTTTTTCATCATTCTTTTTATAGACACCAACTAAAAATGCGGTGTTATTTATGTCGAGTTTTTTCTCGTCACTAATGCTCATATTCTGCGGCCTAGCGTAAATGTTTCTGTGATTTGTTTAGCGTCCATGCCTTTAGGGAAAGCGGGTAATTTGGTGAGTCCTGCGAGGAATGTTTTAGCTGCGCGATTTAAGGCGGCGCTTTTAGCTGCCTTGATGATTTTTTTACTGATGATTCTACCACTGCGATCGATCGTGACTTGGACTGTGACTCGATCAGTAGTGCTTATTCCACTATCGAGATAGACTCGGTCCCATTGTTGGCCGAGGCCAGCTCCGAGAAGTGACTTATATTGATTGTTGAGTTTGGATTGTTTGGCTGCGTTAGCTTTAGCCGCCGCTTTTTTCGCTGCGGCCGCTCGTTCTCTGGCGCGTCTATCGGCAGCCTCTTTTTGTCTTTTGAGTTCGGCTTTCCTATCGGCGTCGCGTTTAGCTTGAGCTTTACGCTCTCGCTCCTTTTTTGCCGCCGCCTCTTTTTGTGCGGCTGCTTTTTTCTCTGCATCGCGTTTGGCGCGAGCTTTTTGATCGCGAATTTTCTTTTCTTCGAGTGCTTTAGTTGCTTTCTTAAGGGCGTCTTTTTTAATTTGTTCTGCCTTCTCTTTAGCCTGCTTATCCAAGTCAGCTTTATTGGACTCAGGTGTTGCTTTTTTAGGGGGAGTTTCGGGTTTTGTTTCAGGCTCAGGAGTAGAGATGGGGGTTGTTATTGCTTTTGGTTTTGAGGTTGTGGGGCTAAGTTGGCTTAAGTCAACGCTGACGCTCAGGGAGTTCTCCACTTGTTCCTTTTTTTCCTTTTTGAAAAAAGGTAATATAAATAGAGAGAGTAGAGCGAGTCCGTGGATGATGACGGAAAATATTAAAATTGACTTTCGGCGTTTTTTCTTACTTTCATTCATTATGATTTAATTCTCACTGGAAGTGCCGAGGGAAACGTCACTTATACCGGCTTTTTTGATCGCGCGTAGGACAGAGATTACTTCTCCGTAAGGTCGGCCTTCGTCTGCTTTTACTGTGAATACCTTATTAGTTGTGTCCATATTTAGGATGTAGTTTTCAAGTTCGTCAATGGTGAGCTTGTTACCTTCTATGACGACTTCTCCATCTGCATTGTACCAAACAGTGGTTTCTAATTCTGGCTGAGGAGGTGCCTGATCGGTCATCTGTGGTAATTTGATGCGGTTTTCCATGGCAGGCATGGTTACCATAAAGGTAATAAGTAGAATAAAAGTTATGTCGACCAAGGGGGTGACATCAATATTTGAGAGGACGGCGTTTTCACGGTGACGTCTCGCCATTTTACTTTTTCACTCTATGTAATGTAAGGTTTCCGATGTAGAAATCGGTGAAATTGTCCATGTGCGAAATAAGGGTGCGGATTTTTGCGGTGAGTAAGTTGTAGCCAACAACTGAAGGTATGGCGACCAAAAGACCTGCAACTGTTGTTAGTAGTGCGCCAGCAATACCTGGTGCAATCGCTGCAATGTTAGCTGAGCCATGTTCAGCCATACCGCCGAAAGAAGTCATTACTCCATAGACAGTGCCAAGTAATCCACAGAAAGGGCTGACTGAGACAATAGTTGAAAGCGAGCTCATTTTTCCTTCATAGCGTAGGATTTCGTCATTTACCGCCTGTTCCATTGACTTACGGACGGATTCGATTTCGATTGATGAGATTTGACGAGGCAATAAATTATCATGTGCGAAGGATAGCAACTCATGTTCATTAGTATGGAGTAGAGAAATAAGTTGGTGGTTGGCTGAGGTATAAACTTTTCCAATTGGGTGGTCTGAATTGAATTCTTGGGTACACTTTAATAAGCAAGATCCGCGATCTTGAAGTTGGGACTTGAGTTGAAATGCATTTTTTAGAGCCGTTTTCACTTCAATCCATTTTTCTAGCATTAAAAACCAAGAGACTATCGACACTAAAAAGAGAAGAAGTACGATGAAGCGCCCGAAATTATCGGACATCAAGAAGTAGTAATAAGGTGAACTTTCGTCAAACATGCAAGTGCTTTTGGTTTTTAAGGTTTAGTTAAGGTAAAAGTGGCGTAATTATCTGATATTAAGTCTTTGGGCCTTAAAATCAAGAGATTTATTGCCATAATTTCTAGTTCTCCCCTCAAAAAAGGACTTGTGTTGTTTGAATTACATTTGCAGATATGGTAATATTATCAGCAGTTCGAGCTAGTTTACCATTATGGAGTATGAGCTTTAAAGATTTTGTCAAAAAAAAATGTGAGATATAAATATGAGTGACAACATACCAAGACCACCACGTCCACCACGTCCAGGAGCACAAACATCAGCAGCTCCAGTCCCAAGAAGCGGTATTCGCCCTGGTGGAGATAGTGCAAACGATTTTGGTGACACCCGTACAGTTATTTTATCCCGTAAAAGCATGAGCATGATGCAGACTAAGAAGGATGGAGAAAGTAAAGCTCCAGTCCAGCCTGCAACACCTCCGGCAATGCAAAAAGCCAGAGTTGAGAATGGAACGGTGCATTGTGTGAAATGTTCAGCGAGTTTTCCTATTGTTTCTGATGAATTTTATGGTGCAGTAGTAGAATGTCCTGATTGTGCCGCTGAATTTGTGATTCCTACAAAAGCAGAATTGGCCTCTCCAGCAGCAGCACCCGCACCCGCGGCAGCACCTGCTCCGGCTCCTGCAGCAGCACCGAAAAAATCTGCTAAGAAGCGTAAGCCAGTTAGAAACGTTCCTAAGTATATTGAAAGCGAAGTTAAAGACTCTGAAGAAGTTATTTTTTGTGATACGAAAGACCTTGGAAGCGGAAGCCAAGCAGGCATAGTTGGTGGTATCGTTGCTATGGCTGGAGGTATCGGTGGAGCTGTGATGGGTGGCGGTATCGGTATTGGAGTAGCTGGCGGCGTTGGTGTACTCGGAATTATTCTTGGTATTGTACTCGGTAAAAAAGCTGGAGGCAAGGTTACAACTGCTATTACTGACGAGCGAATTGTTGTCAAGCCTGAGTCAGGTGACTGGGTTGTACAAAGTGAGCTTGAGTAGTTCAAAATAAAATAAGTTTTGGTTAACCGCAATTCGAAATAGAATTGCGGTTTTCCTATTTTTAGGATAAAACATGAATAAAAAAATATTGGCCTTTTTATGTCTGCTTTTAAGTTTAAGTGCGTATTCTCAATCATTTGATTCAGAATCACTTAAGAAGAGCGCTGAAAAAGGCGATGAGTTTTCACAGTTTTTACTTGGTTTACTTTATAAAAATGGTCAAGGTGTTGAGCAGAGTTTTGTGAATGCCGCTGAGCAATTTATGGCAGCGGCTAGTCAAGGTAATGGTGCTGCTTGTCACGAGTTGGGTAAGTTTTATGAGGCTGGTTATGCGTATAGACAATCCTACGAAAAGGCTGCTGAGTGGTACCGTCGTGGTATTGTGTTTGGTGAAAAACGTTGTGTCTATTCGCTTGCCAAGCTTTTGACTGAGTCTCGTGTAGAAAAGAAGGCTAAAGAAGATTCGGATAAAATGTTTGAGCAGGCTTGGGATCATTTCGAAGAGCGTGCGAAAAATGATGAAGTGGAAGCGAATTATTTTTTAGGAAAAATGAGTTTTAATGGTTGGGGGACTTTGCGGAGTCCGCATGAAGCGCTCAAATATTTTAAACTTGGTGCTGATGCGTTTGATGGAGCTAGCCTATATGAATGCGCACGCTTTTACCTCAAGGGGATTATCGTTGAGTCAAATGCAAAGAAGGGGATTGATTACTTGGAGTTAGCAGAAGAGAATTACTCAGTAGAAGCAATTAAAATGAAATTGCGTTTGGCACAAGTTGGAGATAAGTACTTATTCTTATTGCCGAGTCGTGAGCAGCAAATGCTGATTGAAAAGAAGCTTGCTGACCGTGGTGTTTCGGAATTTCAATATTCGTACAGCATGCGACTTAAGAAATATAATATGAAAAAATTTAGGCTATCAGGCTTATCTTACTTAAAATCAGCTGCGGACCAGCAATGGATTCCAGCAGAATATGAACTGGGGCAAATTTTACTCTTTGGTAAATATGCTGTTGATCAAGATGTTCAGCGTGGCCAACGTTACATTGAATCGGCTGCTGATGGTGGACATGCAAAATCAAAGCGTTTGATGCATGAACTGAGAAAGCACTCAGGAAAAAAATAATTTATTGATTATTCAGCCAAGCTTCAAAAGGAGTGTTGGTTTTTGTGGGTGAGAACTGAAGAATGCAGGGGCATTCGTATGAATGTAGTTCAGTAATTCTATCTTCAACACCTTGCTTATTCTCCTCCTTGCATTTAGCGAATAAGAGGAATTCTTCTTCATCCTTAACTATGCCTTCCCAAACATAAAGTGAATTAATGTTTGGGATGATGTTGGCGCAGGCAATAAGCCCTTCTTTCAGTAAAGAAGAAGCAATGAATTTAGCTTCTTCTTTACTTGAACAAGGCGTGTAAACTAAGAGCATTAGCTGATGGCGCTGTCTACGATTTCTTGAGCATCTTTCTGGAGCTCTTTCAAGTGCTCTTCACTGATGAAACTTTCTGCATAAATTTTGTAAATATCTTCAGTGCCTGAAGGGCGAGCAGCAAACCAACCAGATTCGGTTGTTACTTTAAGTCCGCCAATAGCAGCGCCGTTGCCGCTTGCGTGGCTGAGTTTCTCTAGGATAGGGAAACCTGCGACAGAAGTGGCACTGATGTCTTCGGGAGAAAGCTTTTTAAGTTTGTCTTTCTGCTCTGGACTAGCAGCGGCATCAATCCTTGCGTAGATGGGAGCGCCATGTGTCTCAGTCAATTCCTGGTAGAGTTGGCCTGGATCTTTTTTGGTGACAGCAAGGATTTCAGCTGCGAGTAGGCAGAGGATAATTCCGTCTTTATCGGTTGTCCAGACTTTACCATTTTTTCTAAGGAATGATGCGCCTGCACTTTCTTCGCCTCCAAAAGCGATCTTTTGAGAGACGAGGCCATCGACAAACCACTTGAAGCCAACAGGGACTTCGCAGATAGTGCGCTTAATTTCTGAGCCAACTTTATCAATCATGCTAGAGCTTACTAGGGTTTTACCAACTTCTAAGTTTTGGTTCCATTCAGTTCTGTTTTCGTAGAGATACTTGATGGCAACAGATAAATAGTGATTCGGATTGAGTAAGCCCGATGAGCGTGTAACGATGCCGTGACGATCGCTGTCCGGGTCATTGCCAAAGGCGATATCGTATTGGTCTTTGAGTTTAATTAGAGAGCTCATTGCCCATGGAGAGGAACAATCCATGCGGATTTTACCATCGCGGTCACAAGTCATGAATTTAAAAGTGGGGTCAACCGAGTCGTTGACGACAGTGATGTCGAGGCCGTATTTTTCCACAATTGGTTCCCAGTAAGGAAGGCTAGCTCCGCCTAGTGGGTCTGCGGCTATTTTGATCTTAGCGTCTTTGATGGCCTGCATGTCGATTACATTTTCTAGATCATTGACGTAGTTAGGGATGTAGTCATAGGCTTTGATGTTTGCTGAGTCAAGTACTTGGTCGGCATTAATTTTTTTGACATCTTTGAGTTCGTTGGCAATGATGTCGTTGGCACGGTTTTCAACCCAAGTGGTGATGTCAGTATTAGCGGGCCCACCGTCAATTGAATTGTATTTGAAGCCACCATCTTCTGGTGGATTGTGAGAAGGGGTGATGACAATGCCATCGGCTAAGGCTTTATTTTCTTCGTTCCATGTGAGGATTGCATGGGATATAACGGGAGTTGGGCTGGGCCCAAAGTCGTCTTGATAATAAGCTTCCACATCATTGGCGGCGAGAACTTGTAAACATGAGATGAGAGCTGGTTTCGAAAGTGCATGTGTATCAATGCCTACGTAGAGGGGGCCATTGATGTTTTGAGATTTGCGGTACTCGCAAATAGCTTGTGAAATAGCTAGGATATGAGTTTCGTTAAAGGATGACTTTAAGGAGCTGCCGCGATGACCTGATGTGCCAAAGCTTACGGGGGCAAGGTTTGTTTTTTTGTCAGTGTAAGCGAGGAGTAGTTCGTCGATATTGAGGAGTTGGTCGTTTGTGGGTAATTGGCCAGCTTGAGGGTGTGTAGACATGTGAGGTCCTATTTATTGGGTACTTTTAATCTAGGTATAGGGATGGAAACTTCTTGGTGGAAGTTATTTAAATTAACTTGCTCTTCTGCTTTGAATACAGGAACAGGAGAGTAGAAATGTTTGGCTGTAAAACCTATAGCAATCAGGCCTAGGATAAGGACTATGACAAAGATGGCACTCCATTTTTGAAGTGTGGAGTTAGCGGGTTTACTAGCAAATTTATCGGGGCCTTTTTGGGCTATATTATATTGCGTATCAAATTCTTCGCCACATAAATCAGCATAGAGCTTAAGAGCTTTAGGGTACTCTATATTTAATTCATGACACAGGTTTTTAATATAGCTTTTGGTATAAATGGGGTCGGGTAGGCTTGATCGGTTCTCTTCTTCAAGAGCAATGATATAAGCTTCTTTTATATTGGTGCGTCTGGCTAATTCTTTGATAGTGTAGCTCGCTTTTTGGCGAGCGCTCATAAGCATAGAGCCGATGCTGGAATCGTCTTCCATTTCGTAAATAGTTGGCGAGTTTTTGATGCGACGAGGTTCGTCTTCCTCTGAATGGATTTTATCAAAGAGTTCGTCTTGGTGATTGCTTGTCTTGTCTTCGTCGCTTTCGCCATCGGCCTCTAGTTCATTGCCGCTTAGTTCAAATACACTTTCTTGAGCTGCGGTATTGAGTACTTCTTCATATTCCTCGAGTTCTTGTATATGGGGAGGAGGGGCCGTGTTAAAAGAGCGTGAGCTTTGAGATTCTTCAGTGATTTCGACTGATGTTAAAGAAAGCTTGCCTTCATCACCTGGAAGAGGTTTGTTACGAAGAATTATTGTTCTAGGAGAGTGTTCACTAGGCTCGGGAACAGGGTCATTATCTTCTAAATTTTTTATTGAATCAGAGTTGTGTGGGGCTTCTAGTTCATTTGGTTTAGCCTTGGTGCCACTGAAAAGCTCTCCGTCCATGCTGTTGATGGGAGGAGTTTGTTGCTGCTCGCGCTCTTGATGAAGTGTCGTTGGATTTGTTTCTTGGTCAAAATTTTCTACTTCTTCAATAGGCGCAGTAGCGTCTTCGTATGTGGGGTCGCTTATTTCTTCACTAGATTCAGGATTGGTTTCCGAATTAGCTTTCTTGATGAGCAAAGAAGGAGGGGTTTCGTGGCTATTAGAAGTTTTGATTTTTAGCCCTGACGATTGCGGTGCTTGACTAGAGCGTGAATTTAAGTCAGCGGTATTTTCTCTGCATGCAGTGCTTTTGATCTTTAGTGTTTTTTCAGCTGAATCTTGCGTGTCTGATGTCACCTCAGTAGGCGAGGACGATATGTCTTCGGCTTTCTTTAAAATCAGTGGTTTTGGAGTCTCGTTGTAGAGTGGGAGTTCCTGTTCAAATAAGTTGTCATCTTCGGTACTCATGAGGGCTCCTCAGGGTTTTTGTATATGTCGTCTAAAATTTCGCGTTTGCCAGTGTGGTCTGCAGGGCTTAAGAATCCGATATCTTCAAGTTCTTCAATAATATTGGCGGCTTTGTTGTAGCCGATACGCATTTTTCTTTGTAGATAAGAGATGGAAGTTTTTTTGTCTCTTCGAATGATTTCCATGGCTTGAGAAATGACGTTATCGTGTTTGTTGTCGTCGCCTTCGTATTCTTCTCCATCAGTTCCATTAGAGCTTTCTGTTGAACCCGTTTTTATAATATCTTTGAAGCGTTGGCTTTGTTGTTTGGAGATAAATTCAACGACTTTTTCCACATCTGCATCAGGTGTCCATGCGGACTGGATTCTCATGAGTGAGCTTGAAGCAGGTGGATTGAAGAGCATGTCACCTTTGCCTAAGAGGCCTTCGGCGCCTTTAGTGCCCAAGATCGTCATGGAGTCAATGTATGAGCCAACTTGGAAGGCAATGCGGGTTGGAAAGTTGGCTTTGATAATACCAGTAATCACATTTGTTCTTGGGCTTTGCGTGGCAAGGACGAGGTGGATGCCGACCGCACGGGCTTTAGCCGCGAGCGTGGAGACTGAATTCTCGATTTCGCCCTTAGTATTTTTGTTACTCATTAAGTCGGCAAATTCATCAATGATAATAACTGTGATGGGCAGTTTGTCGG includes:
- a CDS encoding helix-turn-helix domain-containing protein, yielding MSTEDDNLFEQELPLYNETPKPLILKKAEDISSSPTEVTSDTQDSAEKTLKIKSTACRENTADLNSRSSQAPQSSGLKIKTSNSHETPPSLLIKKANSETNPESSEEISDPTYEDATAPIEEVENFDQETNPTTLHQEREQQQTPPINSMDGELFSGTKAKPNELEAPHNSDSIKNLEDNDPVPEPSEHSPRTIILRNKPLPGDEGKLSLTSVEITEESQSSRSFNTAPPPHIQELEEYEEVLNTAAQESVFELSGNELEADGESDEDKTSNHQDELFDKIHSEEDEPRRIKNSPTIYEMEDDSSIGSMLMSARQKASYTIKELARRTNIKEAYIIALEEENRSSLPDPIYTKSYIKNLCHELNIEYPKALKLYADLCGEEFDTQYNIAQKGPDKFASKPANSTLQKWSAIFVIVLILGLIAIGFTAKHFYSPVPVFKAEEQVNLNNFHQEVSIPIPRLKVPNK
- the pgm gene encoding phosphoglucomutase (alpha-D-glucose-1,6-bisphosphate-dependent), whose amino-acid sequence is MSTHPQAGQLPTNDQLLNIDELLLAYTDKKTNLAPVSFGTSGHRGSSLKSSFNETHILAISQAICEYRKSQNINGPLYVGIDTHALSKPALISCLQVLAANDVEAYYQDDFGPSPTPVISHAILTWNEENKALADGIVITPSHNPPEDGGFKYNSIDGGPANTDITTWVENRANDIIANELKDVKKINADQVLDSANIKAYDYIPNYVNDLENVIDMQAIKDAKIKIAADPLGGASLPYWEPIVEKYGLDITVVNDSVDPTFKFMTCDRDGKIRMDCSSPWAMSSLIKLKDQYDIAFGNDPDSDRHGIVTRSSGLLNPNHYLSVAIKYLYENRTEWNQNLEVGKTLVSSSMIDKVGSEIKRTICEVPVGFKWFVDGLVSQKIAFGGEESAGASFLRKNGKVWTTDKDGIILCLLAAEILAVTKKDPGQLYQELTETHGAPIYARIDAAASPEQKDKLKKLSPEDISATSVAGFPILEKLSHASGNGAAIGGLKVTTESGWFAARPSGTEDIYKIYAESFISEEHLKELQKDAQEIVDSAIS